A part of Candidatus Binatia bacterium genomic DNA contains:
- a CDS encoding secondary thiamine-phosphate synthase enzyme YjbQ: MMQSEFHIRSHRKYEMLDITAQVAGIVHQTKATDGICSVYVTHATAAVIINENDDPNVCEDIIEALDKLVPEGIWRHDRVDNNAAAHIKAAILGPGETIPVRDGKLVLGTWQAIMLVELDGPRDRRVVVTVR; this comes from the coding sequence ATGATGCAATCCGAATTCCACATCCGCAGCCACCGCAAGTACGAGATGCTCGACATCACTGCCCAAGTGGCCGGCATCGTGCACCAGACCAAAGCCACGGACGGCATCTGCTCGGTGTACGTCACCCATGCCACGGCGGCCGTGATCATCAACGAAAACGACGACCCGAACGTCTGCGAAGACATCATCGAGGCGCTCGACAAACTCGTTCCCGAAGGCATCTGGCGGCACGATCGCGTCGACAACAATGCCGCCGCCCACATCAAGGCGGCCATTCTCGGCCCCGGCGAAACCATCCCGGTACGCGACGGAAAGCTGGTTCTCGGCACCTGGCAGGCGATCATGCTGGTTGAGCTCGACGGCCCGCGCGACCGGCGAGTGGTGGTCACGGTTCGGTAG
- a CDS encoding SDR family NAD(P)-dependent oxidoreductase: MGKLDGKIALITGASRGIGRGIALELAREGAHIAVNYRRDAAAAADTVRAIEALGSSALALQADVGEWPAVQRMVDTALAHFGHLDIIVANSGIASRVAPLWDLDVDHWHKVININLHGVFYTCRATVGQLVQRRSGNVILISSIGADMCGPMGAPYYVSKAGVNALTKSLAKECAPAGVRVNCIAPGVIATDMGERMIKFHGDALLNSIPLGRPGQPEDIGKAAVYLASDDASFVTGKILRVDGGAWM; encoded by the coding sequence ATGGGAAAACTCGATGGCAAGATTGCGCTCATCACCGGGGCTTCGCGCGGCATCGGCCGCGGTATCGCCCTGGAGCTGGCGCGGGAAGGGGCGCATATCGCGGTGAATTACCGGCGTGACGCCGCGGCCGCCGCCGACACCGTGCGTGCGATCGAGGCGCTCGGCAGCAGCGCCCTGGCGCTGCAGGCCGACGTCGGCGAGTGGCCGGCCGTGCAGCGCATGGTCGATACGGCGCTGGCGCACTTCGGCCATCTCGACATCATCGTCGCCAACTCGGGCATTGCGTCACGCGTGGCGCCGCTGTGGGATCTCGACGTCGACCACTGGCACAAGGTCATCAACATCAACCTGCACGGCGTCTTCTATACCTGCCGGGCCACCGTGGGCCAGCTGGTGCAGCGCCGCAGCGGCAACGTCATCCTCATCTCCTCCATCGGCGCCGACATGTGCGGGCCGATGGGCGCGCCGTATTACGTCTCCAAAGCGGGCGTGAACGCGTTGACCAAGTCCCTGGCGAAAGAGTGCGCCCCTGCCGGCGTGCGGGTGAACTGCATCGCGCCGGGAGTCATCGCCACGGACATGGGCGAACGCATGATAAAATTTCACGGCGATGCGCTGCTGAACAGCATCCCGCTCGGGCGCCCGGGCCAACCGGAAGATATCGGCAAAGCCGCCGTGTATCTCGCCAGCGATGACGCCAGCTTCGTCACCGGCAAGATCCTCCGTGTCGACGGCGGCGCGTGGATGTGA